In one window of Branchiostoma floridae strain S238N-H82 chromosome 14, Bfl_VNyyK, whole genome shotgun sequence DNA:
- the LOC118430788 gene encoding WAS/WASL-interacting protein family member 1-like translates to MAQQTPHTPVQIPQPNPNNEPGPAGPNGRHPAQDDPVRLAAMANWPRDYIYPFRDVPAPQQDPNNDPGPTDPDGGQLVQDDPALLAEMPNWPQDYIYPVRGVLTPLQDPNNDPNVEPQVPDGSQLAQHVSVDVVGMPNWPQDYIYPVRDFSATSQPDPNNDPGTTEPNGRAPAPAPPVRHASLPIPQPDLNNGTGSIEPNGPQSATMLDRPHDSPIQPDPQNRPDANGSNGGNKPDKNKRQKRGGRQPGVAEIVRQLHPNALYVSRSHAPG, encoded by the coding sequence ATGGCGCAGCAGACTCCGCACACTCCGGTCCAGATTCCTCAACCAAACCCCAACAACGAACCCGGGCCCGCAGGACCAAACGGGCGACACCCGGCCCAGGACGATCCAGTCCGTCTTGCTGCGATGGCAAATTGGCCTAGGGACTACATCTATCCATTCCGGGACGTCCCGGCCCCTCAACAAGACCCAAACAACGACCCCGGGCCCACAGACCCAGACGGGGGGCAGTTAGTCCAGGACGATCCGGCTCTTCTTGCTGAAATGCCAAATTGGCCTCAGGACTACATCTATCCCGTCCGGGGCGTCCTGACTCCtctacaagacccaaacaacgACCCAAACGTCGAGCCCCAAGTACCAGACGGGTCACAACTGGCTCAACATGTTTCCGTCGATGTTGTCGGAATGCCAAATTGGCCTCAAGACTATATCTATCCCGTCCGGGACTTCTCGGCGACCAGTCAACCAGACCCAAACAACGATCCCGGGACCACGGAACCAAACGGGCGGGCGCCGGCCCCGGCCCCTCCCGTCCGTCACGCCTCACTACCGATCCCTCAACCAGACCTAAACAACGGCACCGGGTCCATAGAACCAAACGGGCCTCAGTCGGCTACAATGCTGGATCGGCCTCACGATTCTCCCATACAACCTGACCCACAGAACCGCCCCGATGCCAATGGATCGAACGGAGGGAATAAGCCTGACAAGAACAAACGACAGAAGAGAGGCGGTCGCCAGCCAGGAGTAGCAGAGATCGTGCGACAACTGCACCCCAACGCGCTCTACGTCTCCAGGTCTCACGCACCAGGTTAG